One window of Quercus robur chromosome 12, dhQueRobu3.1, whole genome shotgun sequence genomic DNA carries:
- the LOC126709692 gene encoding pentatricopeptide repeat-containing protein At3g63370, chloroplastic, with amino-acid sequence MCLRYCRLPCTYSSIMIASIPHCHFTTSSTLLNHPILKKTHLNPPHKIHQFSQKPIKPQVGKQASLKEAYQIITRLFPDQNPLQFCPEEAYSSVLELCANKKALSLGKQVHSHMMKSCAVCDSVFLSTRLVFMYGKCGSILSAEMVFDKMPHRTIFTWNAMIGAYVSNGEPLGALSLYREMRVLGVPLDSCTFPCLLKACGALYNLHCGAEIHGLAIKCGYDSIIFVVNSIAAMYAKCSNLDGARQLFDGMTEKEDIVSWNSIISAFAANGQSVEALGHFRDMQKLGLALNTYTFVAALQACEDSFFVKLGMEIHAAVLKASHDVDVYVANALIAMYARCGKMDEAARIFYKMDDQDYISWNTLLSGFVQNGLYEESLKFFYEMQDAGRKPDQVSVLNVISASGRLGNLLNGMELHAYAIRSGFDSDLQVGNTLIDMYAKCSNINYMGRAFDRMADKDFISWTTIIAGYAQNKAYSRALELFLKVQLEGMDVDEMMIASILLACGGSNNISYVKEIHGYILRRGLSDLALQNSIVDVYGECKNIDYAKRMFESIEYKDVVSWTSMMTCYLHNGLPNEALELVYFMKETSVEPDSIALMSLLSAAASLSALKKGKEIHGFLIRKGFIIEESLANSLVDMYARCGVLENSYKLFNCISHKSLTLWTSMINANGMHGRGKAAVDLFNQMKVENIVPDHITFLALLYACSHSGFINEGRRFLEVMRCEYHLEPWPEHYACLVDLLGRANRLEEAYQFVKTMQIQPTSEVWCALLGACRVHSNEELGQIAAQKLLELGPENPGNYVLVSNVFAASGRWKDVEEVRMRMKGSGLKKNPGCSWVEVDNKVHAFVARDKSHPHSDEIYHKLAQITETLESKGGYVAQTKYVLHNVEEEQKIQMLYGHSERLAIAYGLLGTPNGTPVRVTKNLRVCGDCHTFCKLVSKVFERELVVRDANRFHHFGNGFCSCGDYW; translated from the coding sequence ATGTGCCTAAGATATTGTCGCCTTCCATGCACGTACTCCTCCATTATGATTGCTTCAATCCCACACTGTCACTTCACTACCTCTTCTACCTTACTGAACCACCCTATATTGAAGAAAACCCATCTAAACCCACCTCACAAAATCCACCAATTCTCTCAGAAACCCATCAAACCCCAGGTTGGCAAGCAAGCAAGCCTTAAAGAAGCTTATCAAATAATTACCCGATTGTTCCCTGACCAAAACCCACTTCAGTTTTGTCCAGAAGAGGCTTATTCTTCAGTTCTTGAGCTCTGTGCAAACAAGAAAGCTCTATCACTAGGGAAACAGGTTCATTCCCATATGATGAAATCTTGTGCTGTGTGTGATTCTGTGTTTTTGAGTACTAGGCTTGTGTTCATGTATGGTAAATGTGGCTCTATTTTGAGTGCGGAGatggtgtttgataaaatgccccATAGAACGATTTTTACGTGGAATGCTATGATTGGTGCTTATGTTTCAAATGGGGAACCTCTTGGAGCGCTTAGTTTGTATAGAGAGATGCGAGTTCTGGGAGTTCCTCTTGATTCTTGTACTTTTCCTTGTTTGCTGAAAGCTTGTGGTGCGCTTTATAATCTCCATTGTGGAGCTGAAATTCATGGTCTAGCTATCAAATGTGGGTATGATTCTATTATATTTGTTGTCAATTCAATTGCTGCTATGTATGCAAAGTGCAGTAATCTTGACGGGGCAAGGCAGCTATTTGATGGTATGACTGAAAAGGAGGATATTGTGTCATGGAATTCTATAATTTCAGCATTTGCAGCAAATGGACAATCTGTAGAGGCATTAGGACATTTTAGAGATATGCAGAAGCTGGGTCTTGCCTTGAACACATATACTTTTGTTGCTGCTCTTCAAGCCTGTGAGGATTCATTCTTTGTGAAACTTGGTATGGAGATCCACGCTGCTGTTTTAAAGGCTAGTCATGATGTTGATGTTTATGTAGCTAATGCTTTGATTGCTATGTATGCAAGATGTGGTAAAATGGATGAAGCtgctagaattttttataaaatggaTGATCAGGATTATATATCGTGGAATACTTTGCTCTCTGGTTTTGTCCAAAATGGTCTATATGAAGAATCTCTAAAGTTCTTCTATGAAATGCAGGATGCTGGTAGAAAACCTGACCAGGTTTCAGTATTAAATGTCATTTCAGCATCTGGTCGATTGGGAAATTTATTGAATGGAATGGAACTTCATGCTTATGCAATAAGAAGTGGATTTGATTCTGATTTGCAGGTTGGGAATACACTAATAGATATGTATGCAAAGTGTAGCAATATAAACTATATGGGCCGTGCTTTTGATAGGATGGCTGATAAAGACTTCATTTCTTGGACAACAATAATTGCTGGATATGCTCAGAACAAAGCTTATTCAAGGGCCTTAGAGTTGTTCTTGAAAGTGCAGTTAGAAGGGATGGATGTTGATGAAATGATGATAGCAAGTATCCTGCTGGCTTGTGGTGGGTCAAACAACATTTCCTATGTCAAAGAAATTCATGGTTACATCTTGAGGAGAGGTTTATCTGATCTTGCGCTACAGAATTCAATTGTTGATGTATATGGCGAGTGCAAGAACATAGATTATGCAAAGCGAATGTTTGAATCCATTGAATATAAGGATGTTGTGTCTTGGACAAGCATGATGACTTGCTATCTCCATAATGGGCTTCCAAATGAGGCTCTTGAACTTGTCTACTTCATGAAAGAAACTAGTGTTGAACCTGATTCCATTGCACTAATGAGCTTACTCTCTGCAGCTGCTAGTTTATCTGCcttgaagaaaggaaaagaaattcaTGGCTTTCTGATTAGGAAGGGCTTCATCATAGAAGAATCTCTAGCAAACTCTCTTGTTGATATGTATGCCCGGTGTGGAGTTCTGGAGAACTCCTATAAACTGTTCAATTGTATAAGCCATAAAAGTTTAACCCTATGGACAAGTATGATTAATGCTAATGGAATGCATGGCCGAGGCAAGGCAGCTGTTGATTTATTTAATCAGATGAAGGTTGAAAACATTGTTCCCGATCATATTACTTTTTTGGCACTTCTTTATGCATGCAGTCATTCAGGATTTATCAATGAAGGTAGAAGATTTCTAGAAGTTATGCGGTGTGAATATCATTTGGAGCCATGGCCTGAGCACTATGCCTGTCTGGTTGATCTTCTTGGGCGTGCCAATCGCTTAGAAGAGGCATACCAATTTGTGAAAACTATGCAGATTCAACCTACTTCTGAAGTTTGGTGTGCTCTCCTTGGGGCTTGCCGGGTTCACTCAAATGAAGAATTAGGACAAATTGCAGCACAGAAGCTCTTAGAATTGGGTCCAGAAAATCCAGGAAACTATGTACTGGTTTCCAATGTCTTTGCTGCAAGTGGAAGATGGAAGGATGTTGAAGAAGTGAGAATGAGAATGAAAGGAAGTGGCTTGAAGAAAAATCCTGGTTGTAGTTGGGTTGAGGTTGATAATAAGGTCCATGCATTTGTAGCAAGGGACAAATCTCATCCACATTCCGATGAGATTTATCATAAACTTGCTCAAATTACTGAAACATTGGAGAGCAAAGGAGGTTATGTGGCTCAAACCAAATATGTACTGCACAATGTAGAGGAAGAGCAGAAAATTCAAATGCTTTATGGGCATAGTGAAAGACTGGCCATAGCTTATGGACTGCTTGGAACTCCTAATGGGACCCCTGTTCGAGTCACAAAGAATCTTCGGGTTTGTGGTGATTGCCACACTTTCTGTAAGCTAGTCTCAAAAGTCTTTGAAAGAGAGCTTGTTGTGAGGGATGCCAACAGATTCCATCATTTTGGTAATGGGTTTTGTTCTTGTGGTGACTATTGGTGA